The DNA window CGCCGACCTGCGTTTCCTGCCATCGGCGAATCAACCCGCCGGGTTTCGCGTTCGAGCACTACGATGCACTCGGCGCCTGGCGCTCGCACGACAATGGTCAGCCGGTGGACGCGAGCGGCTCCCTGACGCTGCCCGGCGGTGAGACGTTCACCTTCGCTGACGCCATCGACTTCGTCCATCAGCTCGCGGCCAGCGACCGCGTACGCGATTGCTACGCGTTGCACTGGACGCGCTATGCTCTGGGCGACCGGATCGACGCCGGCACCCCGGAGCTGCGGTCGATTCAGCAGGGCTTCCGGGAACACGACTCGATCGAGGAGTTGCTGGTCTCGATTGCCGGCAGCGACCTGTTTCGCCGAGGTTCGACGACGCAAGTCCGAGGAGCGGCCAGATGATCTCGCGGCGGCATCTTCTTCGGGCGGGCGGCCTTACGGCACTCGGAGCCGCGTGGCCGGGCGGCGTGCTGCGCGCCGCGGCCGAAACCGCCGCGCCGCCCCGGCGGCTCGTCCTGATCAGTCACTGCCACGGGTGGCCGTACGCCGACTGGCGCATGCGTCCGCCGGGGATGCCCGAGACGCGGCCCTGGTCACTCGATCTGACGCCTCTGACCGAGCGCGATCTCAGCGCGCCGCTGGCCCCCCTCCACCCGCACCGGCGCCGACTGCTCGTCCTCGACGGCCTGTCGCTGGCGACGGCGGAGCTCGACGCCGGGGGAAACCGCCACGACCGGGGCTGGATCCACGCCTGGACCGGCAACAACGCCGACTTCTCGGGGCGGGACACGCGCTCGACTTCCGCGTCGCTGGACCAGCTCGTGGCCGCGCACGTCGCACGGCCCGACCGGCTGCCGTCGCTGGAGCTGTCGGTGGATGCGGCGCTCGAGGCCGGCCGGCCCATCGCCTACAACCTCGGCGGCGTGCGGCTGCCGGCCGAGAACACACCGTTGCGCGCGTGGGAACGGGTATTCGGACCGGCGTCTTCCGGCGACGCGGTGGGCGCGCGCCGGCGCGACACGCTCGACTTCGCGTACCGCGAGTACCGCGCCTTCGCTGCCCGCTTCGGCGCCGCCGAGCGGGCGCGCATCGAGTCCCATTTCGGGCTCGTCGACCGGCTCGGCCGCAGGCTGGAAGGTCTGGCGACCCTGGCCTGCGATGCCCCGCCGCGGCCGGCCGCCGCGTTCGAGCAGTACGACCGGCGCTTCGACGCCTTCGCGGACATCATCGCCGCGGCGTTCGGCTGCGACATCACCCGGGTGGTCTCCCTCTCCCTCGGCGAGATGCCGACGACGGAGTTCGGCGCGGATCACATCAGCGACAAGGTGCACAAGGGCATCGCGCACTACATCTACGAAGACCCGGCCAAGCACGCCGCGATGAGCGACTACGTGCGACACCACGCCCGGCAGGTCGCGCGGCTCGTCGACACCCTGGAAGCGATCCCGGACGCCGGCGGCGGCTCGGTCATGGACAACACGCTCATCGTCTGGGGCTCCGAGCTCGGCGACGGCTGGCACGGCTACAGCCGCTACAACCCGGTGCTGATCGGCGGCTCGTGGGCGTTCCGGAGCGGGCGTTACCTGCACTGGCCCCACCGGACGCCCGTGCAGATGCGAGTTCCACCGCACATCGCGTCAGGCGGCAGGACCCGATTCGCCGGCGTGCCTCACCAGCGGCTGCTGGTGAGCGTGGCTCGCGCGATGGGTCTGCCCGTCGATCACGTCGGGCTGCGGCAGGTGCGCGGGCAGCGCGGCGACTTCGTCGACGTGTCGGGCCCGCTCGACAGGCTGACGGCATAGACCTTCCAGCAGCGTCGCGCTGCGCCACCGCTCGAAGAACCGTCCTCCGGGGGAGCAGTAACCACGGCTGGTCGACGGCTGTGGTCCATTCCATGTATTCTTGACCATGTTAGTCACAGGAGGGCTCCCCGATGGCCGAATCCCCGTCCGAGCGGTATGCCAAGCCGACTCGGCAGCGCTGGAAGCTCGGAGAGGCCAAGGCCAGGTTCAGCGAGGTAGTCCGCCTCGCCGCCTCGGGCCAGCCGCAACGGGTCACGGTGCGCGGAGGGTCCGCGGTAGTCGTCGTGGCGGCCGATGAATTCGACAGTCTCCGGGCCAGACACTCCGCACCGAGCCTGCATGATCTTCTGTCCGGTTCCCCGCTGAACCGCCTGGAGTTCGGGGACGAAGGCGTCCGGAGCCCGGTTCGCGAGGTCGACCTTTGAACGGCTGGCTGCTCGACACGAACGTGGTGTCCGAGCTGCGCAAGACGCGTCCTGCCGCGCGCGTGAAGGCGTGGTCGGATGCGCAGCCGCCCGACAGCCTCTTCCTCAGCACGGTCACGCTCGCCGAGATTCGGTACGGGATCGAACGCCAGTCGGATCCGGCGTTTCGGCAGGAGCTCGAGAGCTGGCTCGACGGCGGACTCAGGCCGTGGTTCGCACGGCGCATCCTCCCGGTGGACGAAGACGTAATCCTGGAATGGCGCCGCATGGTCGCCCGCGGCAGGAAGCAGTCGATCACGTTCAGTCAGCCGGATCTCTTCATCGCCGCGACCGCGCAGGTGCATGCGCTGACCGTCTGCACGCGCAACGAGAACGACTTCCGCGCCGCGAAGGTCCCCGTTCTCAATCCCTGGTCGGCGTGATCGCCGGAACCCGCATGCCGGTCGTATGATACGAGGCATGTCCAAGCGTCGCTTCGCGTCCACGCCCATCGCGCTCGCGTTGCTCTTGCTGCCGGCCCCGGCCGCCGCCCAGCCGGCGGATGACGAGTCCGCGCATCGAACCCTGAGCACGGAACAGGGCGAGTGGCCCAGCTACGGCGGTGACGCCGGACACACGCGCTACTCGCCGCTCGACGAGATCGACGCCTTGAACTTCGGCGCCCTCGAGCTGGCCTGGCGCTTCAGGACGGACAATCTCGGTCCCGCGCCCGAGTTCAAGCTGGAGGGGACGCCGCTGATGGCCGGCGGGGTGCTCTACGCCACCGGCGGCACGCGCCGCACCGTGGTCGCGCTCGACGCCGCGACCGGCGAGCTGCTCTGGATGCACCGGGAGGACGAGGGCGAGCGGGCCGCGGCATCGCCGCGCCGCCTGTCGGGCCGCGGACTCGCGTACTGGTCCGACGGCCGGGAGGCGCGCATCCTGTACGTCACCATCGGCTTTCGCCTGGTGGCGCTGAACGCGGTCACCGGCGAGCGGATTCCCGACTTCGGATTCGGCGGCGCCGTCGACCTGAAGGCAGCCGCCTTCGTCGGCGACGGGCGGCGGATCGATCCGGTCACCGGGGCCATCGGCTCGAACGCCACCCCGACGGTGGCGCGCGACGTCGTGGTCGTTGGCGGCACCTTCGCCGACGGGGCCGCACCCCCCACCCACAATCACATCAAGGGACTCGTGCAGGCGTTCGACGTCCGCACCGGCCGGCGCTTGTGGACCTTCAACACGGTTCCCCGCCCCGGCGAGTTCGGCGCCGACACGTGGCTCGGCGATTCATGGGGCACGAACGGCAACAACGGCGTCTGGACGCAGATTTCCGCCGACGCCGAGCTGGGCATCGCCTATCTGCCGGTCGAGTCCCCGACCGGCGACTACTACGGCGGACACCGCCCGGGCGACAACCTCTTCGGCGAAAGCCTCGTGGCCGTCGATCTGCTGACCGGCGAGCGGCTGTGGCACTTCCAGCTCGTCCACCATCCCCTCTGGGGCTTCGACATGGCCAGCCCGCCGATCCTGGCCGACATCACCGTCGACGGGCAGGAGATTCGGGCGGTGGCGCAGCCCGGCAAGCAGGCGTTCCTCTACGTCTTCGACCGGGTCACGGGCGAGCCGGTCTGGCCGATCGAGGAGCGGCCGGTGCCGCAAGGAGACGTCCCGGGCGAATGGTACTCGCCGACGCAGCCGTTCCCGACCAGACCGCCGGCCTACGACCGCCAGGGGGCGTCCATCGACGACCTGATCGACTTCACGCCCGAACTGCGCGCCGAGGCGGTCGAGCTCGTCTCCCGCTACAAGCTGGGACCGCTGTTCACGCCGCCGGTCGTCAGCCGGCCCGAGGGGCCCATCGCCACGCTGGGGCTCGGCGCCGGCAGCGGCGGCACCAACTGGCCGGGCGGCGGCTACGACCCGGAGACCCGCATCCTCTATGTGCCGTCGCGCACCGGATTCTACTCCTGGGAGCTGATTCCCAGCCCCGGGCCCGACGTGTCGGATATGCGCTACGTCAAGGGGACCGCGCAGTACGGGGTCGGACACGGGGGCTTGCGCGCCCTCAACGTGCGCGGGCTACCGCTAGTGAAGCCGCCTTACGGGCGTCTCTCCGCAATCGACCTCGACCGGGGCGACATCCTGTGGCAGCGGCCGCACGGTGAGACGCCGGATCTGGTGAAGAACCACCCGGCGTTGCAGGGGCTGGAAATCCCGCGCACGGGCGAGCCGTGTACCCATCTGATCGGTCCGCTCGTCACCGCCACCTTGATCGTGATGGGCGAGTGCGGCTTCCACGAGACCCCCGGCGGGCGCGGCGCGATGCTGCGCGCCTACGACAAGGCGTCGGGCGACGAGGTGGGCGCGGTCCTCATGCCGGCGCCGCAGTCGGGTTCGCCGATGACCTATCTGGCCGGCGGGCGGCAGTACATCGTCCTCGCCGTCAGCGCGCGCGGTTACCCGGGCGAGTACGTAGCGTTCAGGCTGCCCTCGTAAGCACCTTGCGGAACCGCAGGCGACCACTGGCGGGCGAGACTCGGATGGTGAGATTCTGGAGGTCGCACATGGTTTCGGCACCGCGCCCCCGACGTACGCGGCTCCCGGCGGCAACCGTT is part of the Acidobacteriota bacterium genome and encodes:
- a CDS encoding DUF1552 domain-containing protein; amino-acid sequence: MISRRHLLRAGGLTALGAAWPGGVLRAAAETAAPPRRLVLISHCHGWPYADWRMRPPGMPETRPWSLDLTPLTERDLSAPLAPLHPHRRRLLVLDGLSLATAELDAGGNRHDRGWIHAWTGNNADFSGRDTRSTSASLDQLVAAHVARPDRLPSLELSVDAALEAGRPIAYNLGGVRLPAENTPLRAWERVFGPASSGDAVGARRRDTLDFAYREYRAFAARFGAAERARIESHFGLVDRLGRRLEGLATLACDAPPRPAAAFEQYDRRFDAFADIIAAAFGCDITRVVSLSLGEMPTTEFGADHISDKVHKGIAHYIYEDPAKHAAMSDYVRHHARQVARLVDTLEAIPDAGGGSVMDNTLIVWGSELGDGWHGYSRYNPVLIGGSWAFRSGRYLHWPHRTPVQMRVPPHIASGGRTRFAGVPHQRLLVSVARAMGLPVDHVGLRQVRGQRGDFVDVSGPLDRLTA
- a CDS encoding type II toxin-antitoxin system prevent-host-death family antitoxin, which encodes MAESPSERYAKPTRQRWKLGEAKARFSEVVRLAASGQPQRVTVRGGSAVVVVAADEFDSLRARHSAPSLHDLLSGSPLNRLEFGDEGVRSPVREVDL
- a CDS encoding type II toxin-antitoxin system VapC family toxin, which encodes MNGWLLDTNVVSELRKTRPAARVKAWSDAQPPDSLFLSTVTLAEIRYGIERQSDPAFRQELESWLDGGLRPWFARRILPVDEDVILEWRRMVARGRKQSITFSQPDLFIAATAQVHALTVCTRNENDFRAAKVPVLNPWSA
- a CDS encoding PQQ-binding-like beta-propeller repeat protein, with protein sequence MSKRRFASTPIALALLLLPAPAAAQPADDESAHRTLSTEQGEWPSYGGDAGHTRYSPLDEIDALNFGALELAWRFRTDNLGPAPEFKLEGTPLMAGGVLYATGGTRRTVVALDAATGELLWMHREDEGERAAASPRRLSGRGLAYWSDGREARILYVTIGFRLVALNAVTGERIPDFGFGGAVDLKAAAFVGDGRRIDPVTGAIGSNATPTVARDVVVVGGTFADGAAPPTHNHIKGLVQAFDVRTGRRLWTFNTVPRPGEFGADTWLGDSWGTNGNNGVWTQISADAELGIAYLPVESPTGDYYGGHRPGDNLFGESLVAVDLLTGERLWHFQLVHHPLWGFDMASPPILADITVDGQEIRAVAQPGKQAFLYVFDRVTGEPVWPIEERPVPQGDVPGEWYSPTQPFPTRPPAYDRQGASIDDLIDFTPELRAEAVELVSRYKLGPLFTPPVVSRPEGPIATLGLGAGSGGTNWPGGGYDPETRILYVPSRTGFYSWELIPSPGPDVSDMRYVKGTAQYGVGHGGLRALNVRGLPLVKPPYGRLSAIDLDRGDILWQRPHGETPDLVKNHPALQGLEIPRTGEPCTHLIGPLVTATLIVMGECGFHETPGGRGAMLRAYDKASGDEVGAVLMPAPQSGSPMTYLAGGRQYIVLAVSARGYPGEYVAFRLPS